In Nitrospira sp., one genomic interval encodes:
- the leuB gene encoding 3-isopropylmalate dehydrogenase, with translation MNAKIAVLAGDGVGREIVPQAVKVLKVVAERHGHTFEFIPGDVGGHAIDKVGVPLPAETLAIAKQSDAVLLGAVGGPKWEGLEYSLRPERALLGLREQLGLYANLRPAKLYPMLADASTLRRDVIEGIDMLVIRELTGGIYFGKPKGIEPLPGGGERGFNTEVYTTEEIRRIAVVAFDAARKRRRKVTSVDKANVLESSELWRRVVTDVHKGYPDVALSHIYVDNCAMQLVRNPRQFDVLLCNNIFGDILSDEAAMLTGSIGMLPSASVGAKVGLFEPIHGSAPDIAGKNIANPIATIASAAMMLSYAFQLDKEAAAIEQAIVKTLELGFRTKDIHAEGMQLVGTVEMGDAIVRNLPS, from the coding sequence GTGAACGCGAAAATTGCAGTCCTGGCCGGTGATGGAGTCGGCCGTGAAATCGTCCCGCAAGCGGTCAAGGTATTGAAGGTCGTTGCAGAACGCCACGGGCATACGTTTGAATTTATCCCGGGCGATGTCGGCGGCCATGCGATCGATAAAGTCGGCGTGCCGCTTCCGGCTGAGACGCTCGCCATCGCAAAGCAGAGCGACGCCGTGCTGCTCGGCGCCGTCGGCGGGCCTAAATGGGAAGGTTTGGAATATAGCCTTCGCCCCGAGCGTGCCTTGCTGGGACTGCGGGAGCAACTCGGGCTCTATGCCAACCTACGACCCGCCAAGCTGTATCCCATGCTGGCCGATGCGTCTACGTTACGGCGTGACGTGATCGAAGGCATCGATATGCTGGTGATCCGGGAGCTGACCGGAGGCATCTATTTCGGCAAGCCGAAGGGCATCGAGCCCTTGCCAGGGGGCGGAGAGCGTGGCTTCAATACCGAAGTCTATACGACCGAGGAAATTCGCCGCATTGCCGTGGTGGCGTTCGACGCGGCCCGCAAACGCCGCAGAAAGGTCACCTCGGTGGATAAAGCCAATGTGCTGGAGTCCTCGGAACTGTGGCGGCGAGTGGTGACGGACGTCCACAAAGGGTATCCCGATGTGGCCTTGAGTCACATCTATGTCGACAATTGCGCGATGCAGTTGGTGCGCAACCCGCGGCAGTTCGATGTGTTGCTGTGTAACAACATTTTCGGCGATATTCTGAGCGACGAAGCCGCGATGCTGACCGGGTCGATCGGCATGTTGCCGTCCGCCAGTGTCGGCGCCAAGGTGGGGTTGTTCGAGCCGATCCACGGCAGTGCGCCGGATATTGCCGGCAAAAATATCGCCAATCCGATTGCAACGATCGCTTCGGCCGCGATGATGTTGTCCTATGCGTTTCAGCTCGACAAAGAAGCGGCGGCGATCGAGCAGGCCATCGTCAAGACGCTGGAGCTTGGGTTCCGCACCAAGGATATTCATGCCGAAGGCATGCAGCTGGTCGGCACCGTGGAGATGGGCGATGCGATCGTGCGCAACCTTCCTTCGTAA
- a CDS encoding cupin domain-containing protein has translation MVNTHLQRCPEFLAGDHTRLRELLHPAKASLALGYSLAHGLLDPGQQSLWHRLQSSEVYYFIGGHGVMKVEEESVPVEAGSVVYVPPGAKQSLVNNGTVPIEFLCLVDPAWTAEDEAVGE, from the coding sequence ATGGTAAACACGCATCTTCAACGATGCCCGGAGTTCTTGGCGGGCGATCACACCAGGCTGCGGGAATTGCTGCACCCGGCGAAGGCATCGCTCGCGCTTGGATATAGCCTGGCGCACGGATTGCTCGACCCTGGCCAGCAGAGCCTCTGGCATCGCTTACAATCCTCCGAAGTGTATTACTTCATTGGCGGCCACGGCGTGATGAAGGTGGAGGAAGAGTCGGTTCCTGTTGAGGCGGGCTCCGTGGTTTATGTGCCCCCGGGGGCCAAGCAATCGTTAGTGAACAATGGAACAGTCCCGATTGAGTTTCTCTGCCTGGTCGATCCAGCCTGGACCGCGGAGGATGAGGCCGTTGGTGAATAG
- a CDS encoding 2-isopropylmalate synthase translates to MTRMIRIFDTTLRDGEQSPGASMNVEEKLMIAKQLARLGVDIIEAGFAYSSPGDFEAVRRIALEVEGPVVCSLARARPEDITRASEALKGAPRVRIHTFLSTSDIHLKHQFRMTREEAKKRAVEMVQLARTYVDDVEFSPMDASRSDPAYLCEVIEAVIAAGAGTINIPDTVGYAVPQEFGGLIKRIKDTVPNSGQAVISVHCHNDLGLAVANSLAAVVAGAGQVECTINGIGERAGNTSLEEIVMGLRTRRDWYGADTKVVTEEISKTSRLVSKITGMVIQPNKAIVGANAFAHTSGIHQDGLLKDKTTYEIMRPESVGLEQVKLVMGKLSGRHAFRQRLEELGYKLTEDETNHAFERFKRLADQKKEIYEEDLEVIVSEEVAKMSERVVLKSFQVESGTNKTPKATVELEIDGKLVSHSGTGDGPVDAVYRTIAAMTQTKSKLLMFGVNAITGGTDAQGEVSVRLEEDGRTVSGHGADTDIITAAARAYLNALNKLAYFAAKQAEGIQKVSLI, encoded by the coding sequence ATGACCAGGATGATCAGAATATTCGATACGACGTTGCGGGACGGTGAGCAGTCACCGGGGGCGAGCATGAACGTCGAAGAGAAACTTATGATCGCCAAGCAGCTGGCGCGCCTCGGCGTGGATATCATTGAAGCTGGCTTCGCCTATAGTTCGCCCGGAGATTTCGAAGCGGTCAGACGGATCGCTTTGGAAGTCGAAGGCCCAGTGGTGTGCAGCCTGGCGCGGGCCAGGCCGGAAGACATCACGAGGGCGTCGGAGGCATTGAAAGGTGCGCCCCGTGTGCGAATCCATACGTTTCTCTCGACGTCGGACATCCACCTCAAGCACCAGTTCCGGATGACGCGAGAAGAAGCGAAGAAGCGCGCCGTGGAGATGGTCCAGTTGGCTCGTACCTATGTCGATGACGTCGAATTTTCACCGATGGACGCCAGCCGGTCCGATCCGGCCTATCTGTGTGAAGTAATCGAGGCGGTGATTGCGGCCGGGGCGGGAACGATCAATATTCCCGATACGGTGGGCTATGCTGTTCCCCAGGAGTTCGGCGGTCTGATCAAGCGAATCAAAGACACGGTGCCGAACAGCGGACAAGCCGTCATTTCCGTCCATTGCCACAACGATTTAGGGTTGGCGGTGGCCAACAGTCTGGCGGCGGTGGTAGCAGGGGCCGGGCAGGTGGAGTGTACGATCAACGGTATCGGCGAGCGGGCCGGCAACACCTCGCTGGAGGAGATCGTCATGGGACTCCGCACGCGCAGAGACTGGTACGGGGCCGATACCAAGGTCGTGACGGAGGAGATTTCCAAGACCAGTCGCCTGGTGAGCAAGATTACCGGTATGGTCATTCAACCGAACAAGGCCATTGTCGGTGCGAATGCGTTCGCCCATACGTCGGGCATCCATCAGGATGGGTTGCTGAAAGATAAGACGACGTACGAGATCATGCGGCCGGAATCCGTCGGTCTTGAGCAGGTCAAGCTGGTGATGGGCAAGTTGTCCGGGCGCCATGCGTTTCGTCAGCGGCTGGAGGAGTTGGGCTACAAGTTGACCGAAGACGAAACGAACCATGCGTTCGAGCGATTCAAGCGGCTGGCGGATCAAAAGAAAGAGATTTACGAGGAAGACCTCGAAGTCATTGTGTCCGAAGAAGTCGCGAAAATGTCTGAGCGGGTGGTGTTGAAATCGTTTCAGGTCGAAAGCGGAACCAACAAGACTCCGAAGGCCACGGTGGAATTGGAAATTGACGGGAAGCTGGTCTCTCACAGCGGAACAGGCGACGGCCCGGTCGATGCGGTCTATCGGACCATTGCCGCGATGACTCAGACGAAAAGCAAGTTGCTGATGTTCGGGGTCAATGCCATCACCGGTGGAACCGATGCGCAAGGGGAAGTGTCGGTGCGGCTCGAAGAGGATGGCCGAACCGTGTCCGGCCATGGCGCCGATACCGACATCATCACGGCGGCTGCGCGGGCCTATTTGAATGCGCTCAATAAATTGGCCTACTTCGCTGCGAAACAGGCAGAAGGGATTCAGAAGGTCAGCTTGATTTGA
- the pssA gene encoding CDP-diacylglycerol--serine O-phosphatidyltransferase, with product MKSPAMRAPFAKGNRKRQAMYLIPNLCTTGNLFCGVFAILSVFNGQHLVAAIAILVGMIFDMLDGKLARLTNSTGQFGIEYDSLSDVVSFGVAPGVLIYSYALSGQGMFGVAVMFAYVAMGAVRLARFNATVSTSDSKYFTGLAIPAAAGVIASLVIFDLHITQMGSEVKPLLILVITFALAFLMVSTIKYRSFKDMKFRRGDHFTYLVWGILALMLIVAWPQAMLFVTFTGYAASGPLARLWTMVSKGAGKPVTKTDVPVLDSRE from the coding sequence ATGAAATCACCGGCCATGCGAGCTCCGTTTGCGAAGGGCAATCGAAAGCGACAGGCGATGTACCTGATCCCGAACCTCTGCACGACGGGGAATCTGTTCTGCGGCGTGTTCGCGATCCTGTCGGTCTTTAACGGTCAGCATCTGGTGGCCGCGATCGCCATCCTGGTCGGCATGATTTTCGACATGCTGGACGGGAAGTTGGCCCGCCTGACGAACAGTACCGGCCAGTTCGGCATCGAGTATGATTCTCTTTCCGACGTGGTGTCGTTCGGGGTTGCACCCGGTGTCTTGATTTATTCGTACGCATTGAGCGGGCAGGGGATGTTCGGCGTGGCGGTGATGTTTGCCTATGTGGCCATGGGGGCCGTTCGGTTGGCCCGGTTCAATGCGACGGTGAGCACCTCCGACAGCAAATACTTCACGGGTTTGGCTATTCCTGCTGCAGCCGGTGTCATTGCGTCGTTGGTGATCTTCGATCTGCACATCACCCAGATGGGGTCGGAAGTGAAGCCGTTATTGATCCTCGTGATCACGTTCGCGCTGGCGTTCTTGATGGTCAGTACGATCAAGTACCGAAGCTTTAAGGACATGAAGTTCCGGCGTGGGGATCATTTCACCTATCTGGTGTGGGGAATTCTTGCCTTGATGTTGATTGTCGCCTGGCCCCAGGCGATGTTGTTTGTGACGTTCACCGGGTACGCTGCGTCCGGTCCTTTGGCGCGTCTCTGGACGATGGTTTCTAAGGGGGCAGGGAAGCCGGTGACGAAGACGGACGTACCGGTACTCGATTCGAGAGAGTAG
- a CDS encoding phosphatidylserine decarboxylase family protein, whose protein sequence is MADRAVGIPIVKEGLPFVGGLVGATLLFGAAGWIIPAVIAGGFTLFTAWFFRNPSRTIPQQPNVVVSSGDGKVIAIEEEFEPRYLKEKSIRVTVFLNVFDVHVNRMPCTGTVEGVSYQPGQFLVASKPEATLRNEQNAVMLKTESGAKVLCVQVAGLIARRIVCWVGQGDRVQRGERFGLIRFGSRMDTFLPLGSKICVSLGDRVKGGETIVGELR, encoded by the coding sequence ATGGCTGATCGAGCCGTCGGGATACCGATTGTAAAAGAAGGCCTGCCGTTTGTCGGTGGTCTTGTGGGCGCGACGCTGCTATTCGGGGCGGCCGGTTGGATCATTCCGGCCGTGATTGCGGGCGGGTTCACGCTGTTTACGGCGTGGTTTTTTCGCAACCCCAGTCGGACGATTCCACAGCAGCCGAATGTGGTGGTGTCGTCGGGGGATGGCAAAGTCATTGCGATCGAGGAAGAGTTCGAGCCGCGCTACTTGAAAGAAAAGAGCATTCGGGTGACGGTGTTCTTGAACGTCTTCGATGTGCATGTGAACCGGATGCCCTGCACGGGAACGGTTGAGGGTGTGAGTTACCAGCCCGGCCAGTTTCTGGTGGCGAGTAAGCCGGAGGCGACGCTCCGCAACGAGCAAAATGCGGTGATGTTGAAGACGGAGTCAGGGGCGAAAGTGCTGTGTGTGCAGGTTGCCGGACTGATTGCCCGCCGGATCGTGTGCTGGGTCGGGCAGGGTGATCGGGTGCAGCGGGGAGAGCGGTTCGGGCTGATTCGGTTTGGGTCGCGGATGGATACGTTCCTTCCGCTCGGCTCCAAGATTTGTGTCTCCTTGGGCGACCGCGTCAAGGGAGGCGAAACCATCGTGGGGGAACTCCGATGA
- the ilvC gene encoding ketol-acid reductoisomerase: MKIYYDKDADLQLIRGKKVAVIGYGSQGHAHSLNLKESGANVVVGLREGSSWKKAEASGLKVMPVADAVKASDVIMILAPDEAQAAIYRQEIAPNLKPGSYLAFGHGFNIHFGQIVPPADINVFMVAPKGPGHLVRSEYTKGSGVPCLLALHQDPSGNTRQVGLAYASAIGGGRAGIIETNFREETETDLFGEQAVLCGGLTSLIQAGFETLVEAGYSPEMAYFECLHEVKLIVDLIYQGGIANMRYSISTTAKYGDITRGPRVVTDQTKQEMKKILGEIQSGQFAKEWVLENQANRPVYNALLKKGEGHPIEEVGARLRSMMPWLKKDQLVDKNKN, encoded by the coding sequence ATGAAGATCTATTACGACAAAGATGCCGATTTACAGCTCATTCGCGGAAAGAAAGTGGCCGTGATCGGCTATGGCAGCCAGGGGCATGCCCATTCGCTCAATCTCAAGGAAAGCGGCGCCAATGTCGTCGTGGGGTTGCGTGAAGGCAGTTCCTGGAAGAAGGCCGAAGCGAGCGGACTGAAGGTCATGCCGGTGGCCGATGCCGTCAAAGCCTCCGATGTCATCATGATTCTGGCTCCGGATGAGGCACAGGCCGCCATCTACCGCCAGGAGATTGCCCCGAATCTGAAGCCCGGGTCCTATCTGGCCTTCGGTCACGGATTCAATATCCATTTCGGCCAGATTGTGCCGCCCGCGGACATCAACGTCTTCATGGTGGCGCCCAAGGGGCCAGGTCACCTCGTGCGGTCGGAATATACAAAGGGCAGCGGCGTCCCCTGTTTGCTGGCATTGCATCAGGATCCCAGCGGCAACACGCGCCAGGTGGGGTTGGCCTATGCCAGCGCCATCGGCGGCGGACGCGCCGGCATCATTGAGACGAACTTCCGCGAAGAAACTGAAACGGATTTGTTCGGCGAACAGGCGGTCTTGTGCGGAGGGTTGACTTCCCTGATCCAGGCCGGGTTCGAGACGCTCGTGGAGGCGGGGTATTCGCCTGAAATGGCTTACTTCGAGTGTTTGCATGAAGTGAAATTGATCGTGGATCTGATCTATCAAGGCGGCATCGCCAACATGCGCTATTCGATCAGCACCACGGCGAAGTACGGCGATATCACCCGCGGGCCGCGTGTGGTGACGGATCAGACCAAGCAGGAAATGAAGAAGATTCTCGGCGAGATCCAGAGCGGGCAGTTCGCGAAAGAATGGGTCTTGGAGAACCAGGCGAACCGGCCGGTCTATAACGCGCTGCTGAAAAAGGGCGAGGGCCATCCGATTGAGGAAGTCGGCGCCCGACTGCGCTCGATGATGCCCTGGTTGAAAAAGGATCAACTCGTCGATAAGAACAAAAACTAA
- the ilvN gene encoding acetolactate synthase small subunit: MEHIISVTVENKFGVLSRVAGLFSGRGFNIESLSVAPTLDPSMSQMTIVTSGDERIVEQIVKQLNKLIDVIKVVDLNESDFVSRETALIKVHTKAEDRAEALRIADIFRANVIDSTPSTYTIEVTGDPKKLEAIINLLQPLGIKELIRTGRVAIAREAIRPALSQPKKIARE, encoded by the coding sequence ATGGAACATATCATTTCAGTGACGGTAGAAAATAAGTTCGGCGTGTTATCCCGCGTGGCCGGGTTGTTCAGCGGCCGCGGCTTCAATATCGAAAGCTTGTCGGTTGCCCCCACGCTGGATCCCTCGATGTCGCAGATGACCATCGTTACGTCCGGGGACGAACGGATCGTGGAGCAAATCGTTAAACAGCTGAATAAGCTGATCGATGTGATCAAGGTTGTGGATCTCAATGAGAGTGACTTCGTTTCGCGGGAGACAGCGCTCATCAAGGTTCATACCAAGGCGGAAGACCGGGCCGAGGCGCTCCGGATCGCGGATATCTTCCGGGCCAACGTGATCGACTCGACGCCGTCGACCTACACCATCGAGGTGACGGGTGATCCAAAGAAACTTGAGGCCATCATTAATCTGCTCCAACCGCTTGGCATCAAGGAACTGATTCGAACGGGGCGAGTGGCGATTGCGCGTGAAGCGATCCGACCGGCCCTCAGCCAACCCAAAAAGATCGCCCGGGAATAA
- the ilvB gene encoding biosynthetic-type acetolactate synthase large subunit, giving the protein MKLTGSEILIECLKAEGVKTIFALPGGVVLKIFDMLHQQKDIEVVLTRHEQGAGHMAEGYAKATGRAGVCLVTSGPGMTNVITALADAYMDSVPLVCISGQVSTSLIGNDAFQEADNIGLSRPCTKYNFLVKDVNDLATTIKEAFYIATTGRPGPVLVDIPKDVSMAKTEYTYPSSVSIRGYNPTYEGNKWQIKQAAEAIMKAKKPILYVGGGVVFSQASKELLELAEMTQIPVDMTLMGLGAFPGEHPQSMGMMGMHGTYCANMAVHYSDLVIAVGARFDDRVTGKVSEFCPFAKVIHIDIDPTSIRKNIHVDIPIVGDCKAVLRELNQILRATVNGNQKDLRKPWWDQIREWQQAHPLAYQQEPDGAIKPQHVVKRLYELTKDRDPIVATDVGQHQMWTAQYFKLARPNRWLTSGGLGTMGFGFPAAMGAQAAFRDRLVLCVAGDGSIQMNMQEMAAAVVSKLPVKVIILNNRFHGMVRQWQDLFYEGRYASSYLDTTPDFVKLAEAYGAVGLRASKVGDLDAVLREAIAIDKPVVVDVPTYPYENCYPMIPAGGCNHEMILEDPPELKRRMAGAPSTGSDENKDTILTA; this is encoded by the coding sequence ATGAAGCTTACAGGGTCCGAAATCCTGATCGAATGCTTAAAAGCGGAAGGCGTGAAGACGATTTTTGCCTTGCCGGGCGGTGTGGTGTTGAAGATTTTCGACATGCTGCACCAACAGAAAGACATTGAAGTCGTCTTGACTCGGCACGAACAGGGCGCAGGGCATATGGCTGAAGGGTATGCCAAGGCGACCGGCAGGGCCGGTGTGTGTTTGGTGACGTCCGGCCCTGGCATGACCAACGTGATTACGGCTCTGGCCGATGCCTATATGGATTCCGTGCCGCTCGTCTGCATCAGCGGGCAGGTCTCGACGAGTTTGATCGGCAATGACGCGTTTCAGGAAGCCGACAACATCGGTCTCAGCCGGCCTTGCACAAAATACAATTTCCTCGTGAAGGACGTGAACGACCTGGCGACGACCATCAAGGAAGCGTTCTATATCGCCACGACGGGCCGTCCCGGCCCGGTGCTAGTGGACATTCCTAAAGACGTGTCGATGGCCAAGACGGAGTATACCTATCCCAGCTCGGTCTCGATTCGCGGATACAATCCGACCTACGAAGGCAATAAGTGGCAGATCAAGCAGGCTGCCGAAGCCATCATGAAGGCGAAGAAGCCCATTCTGTATGTGGGCGGGGGCGTTGTCTTTTCGCAGGCCTCCAAAGAATTGCTCGAATTGGCGGAGATGACTCAGATCCCCGTGGATATGACCTTGATGGGCCTCGGGGCGTTTCCGGGCGAACATCCGCAGTCCATGGGCATGATGGGTATGCACGGCACCTATTGTGCCAATATGGCCGTTCACTATTCGGATCTGGTCATCGCGGTGGGGGCTCGTTTCGACGATCGCGTGACGGGGAAGGTGTCTGAGTTCTGCCCGTTTGCCAAAGTCATCCACATCGATATCGATCCGACCTCCATCCGGAAGAATATCCATGTCGACATTCCCATCGTGGGCGATTGTAAGGCCGTTTTGCGGGAGTTGAATCAAATTCTCCGGGCCACTGTGAACGGAAACCAAAAGGATCTGCGCAAGCCCTGGTGGGATCAGATTCGCGAATGGCAGCAGGCGCATCCGCTGGCCTATCAGCAGGAGCCGGATGGGGCGATTAAGCCGCAGCATGTCGTGAAGCGTTTGTACGAACTGACCAAGGATCGGGACCCGATTGTGGCAACCGACGTGGGCCAGCATCAGATGTGGACGGCGCAGTACTTCAAGCTCGCCCGTCCGAATCGCTGGTTGACCTCGGGCGGTTTGGGAACCATGGGGTTCGGATTTCCCGCGGCCATGGGGGCGCAGGCTGCGTTCAGAGATCGATTGGTGCTCTGTGTGGCCGGCGACGGCAGCATACAAATGAATATGCAGGAAATGGCCGCCGCGGTGGTGTCGAAGCTGCCGGTGAAGGTGATCATTCTGAACAATCGTTTTCACGGCATGGTCCGGCAGTGGCAGGATCTGTTTTATGAAGGACGGTACGCGTCGAGCTATCTCGACACCACCCCGGATTTCGTAAAGCTGGCCGAAGCCTATGGCGCGGTCGGCTTACGCGCAAGCAAGGTCGGGGATCTGGATGCCGTGCTGAGGGAAGCGATCGCGATCGACAAGCCCGTCGTCGTCGATGTGCCGACCTATCCGTACGAGAATTGTTATCCGATGATTCCCGCGGGCGGGTGCAATCACGAGATGATTCTGGAAGATCCGCCTGAACTGAAGCGACGAATGGCCGGCGCGCCCAGCACCGGGTCTGACGAAAATAAGGACACGATCTTAACAGCCTAA
- a CDS encoding M48 family metalloprotease encodes MEAQRKTVRIRTFMMRSNMLCLAGVVLGMLVTTGCQTNPYTGRWQLMMMPMSQETQMGAQAYAEVKNDPKMKQSTDPREIEPVKRVAARVIEAAKRSKYSEMANQFEWEVTVIKDDKTMNAFALPGGKIAVYTGIFPVAKTEAGLAAVMGHEVVHALARHGGERMSQNTLAQTTLQAIGIALGVSGANPVVSQGAMAALGVGAQVGVLLPFSRKHESEADYVGVLLAADAGYDPRESIQLWTRMGELSGGKSASEFMSTHPSHETRIEQLEEWMAEAMPIYQSKPPAPNSELPQLR; translated from the coding sequence ATGGAGGCTCAACGGAAGACGGTCAGGATACGGACGTTCATGATGCGATCGAACATGCTGTGCCTGGCAGGGGTTGTGCTCGGGATGCTGGTGACCACAGGTTGCCAGACCAACCCTTACACTGGGCGTTGGCAGTTGATGATGATGCCGATGTCTCAGGAAACGCAGATGGGGGCCCAGGCCTATGCCGAAGTGAAGAATGATCCGAAGATGAAACAATCGACCGATCCGCGTGAGATTGAACCGGTCAAACGGGTGGCGGCGCGGGTGATCGAGGCTGCCAAGCGGTCCAAGTACAGCGAGATGGCGAATCAATTCGAATGGGAAGTGACCGTCATCAAGGATGACAAGACGATGAACGCGTTTGCGTTGCCGGGCGGAAAGATCGCCGTCTACACCGGTATTTTTCCGGTGGCCAAGACCGAGGCCGGACTTGCGGCCGTGATGGGCCATGAGGTCGTGCATGCGTTGGCACGGCACGGCGGGGAACGAATGAGTCAAAATACCCTGGCGCAGACCACACTGCAGGCGATCGGAATCGCGCTGGGCGTCAGCGGCGCCAACCCAGTGGTCTCGCAAGGAGCGATGGCGGCATTGGGTGTCGGTGCACAAGTCGGGGTGTTGCTTCCGTTCAGCCGGAAACACGAGTCCGAGGCCGACTATGTCGGCGTGTTGCTCGCGGCAGATGCCGGATATGACCCACGGGAATCGATTCAGCTTTGGACGCGAATGGGCGAACTCTCCGGCGGCAAATCGGCGTCTGAATTCATGTCGACCCACCCCAGCCACGAGACGAGAATCGAGCAGCTGGAGGAATGGATGGCGGAGGCCATGCCGATCTATCAGTCAAAGCCACCGGCGCCGAATAGCGAATTGCCCCAGTTGCGTTGA
- the rnhC gene encoding ribonuclease HIII: protein MLDYRAARPVATWEFHRVPAATNLSSLSRIGIDESGKGDYFGPLVIAAVFVTPALEQDLALMQVRDSKKISDGRILEMAPDIRLLCPHSLVAIGPQRYNELYAKIKNLNRLLAWGHARALENLLQQVDCDLAIADQFGDERLILNALQEKGKQIRLVQRTKAESDLAVAAASILARAEFLQRLDRLSQELSTTLPKGASAAVELAGRMVVKKYGRDRLETVAKLHFKTTKQVLGET, encoded by the coding sequence CTGTTAGATTACCGCGCCGCCCGGCCAGTTGCTACATGGGAGTTTCACCGAGTGCCTGCCGCCACCAACCTCTCATCGCTCAGTCGCATCGGAATCGACGAGTCAGGCAAGGGGGACTACTTCGGCCCGCTGGTCATCGCCGCAGTGTTCGTCACACCGGCCTTGGAACAGGACCTGGCCCTGATGCAGGTCCGGGACAGCAAGAAAATCTCCGACGGGCGGATCCTCGAAATGGCGCCCGACATCCGCCTGCTCTGCCCCCATAGTCTCGTAGCCATCGGGCCGCAGCGATACAACGAGCTGTATGCCAAGATCAAAAATTTGAATCGTCTCCTGGCCTGGGGACATGCCCGCGCGCTGGAAAATCTGCTCCAGCAAGTCGACTGTGACCTGGCCATCGCGGACCAGTTCGGAGACGAGCGATTGATCTTGAATGCACTGCAGGAAAAGGGGAAACAGATACGGCTGGTTCAACGTACGAAAGCGGAGTCCGACCTGGCTGTGGCAGCGGCCTCGATCCTGGCTCGAGCGGAGTTTCTTCAGCGCCTCGATCGACTCTCTCAAGAGCTGAGCACCACACTGCCCAAGGGCGCGTCGGCGGCCGTGGAACTGGCCGGGCGAATGGTGGTCAAGAAATACGGACGTGACCGGTTGGAGACCGTCGCCAAGCTGCACTTCAAGACAACGAAGCAGGTCCTGGGAGAAACCTAG